In Methylomonas sp. ZR1, one DNA window encodes the following:
- a CDS encoding YfiR family protein, translated as MSANSSGACDQCAGNKLCPRRHARAALWLAALLLLPGLAVGQEVIVDNPYKVKAAFLRNFAHYVVWPKQALPAGNAPWCIGVLGPDPFGDILETTLRGRTEQGRSFVIVRAATVAELPPCQIVFMAYADAAKRRTALAVLKQQPVLTVSDEPEFLPDGGVIGFEVTDRVRMSVNLDQARAVSLTIQTKMLEVSSEILENGELRRMR; from the coding sequence TTGAGTGCTAATTCATCAGGGGCTTGCGATCAATGTGCAGGCAATAAGCTATGTCCGAGGCGCCATGCCAGGGCGGCCCTTTGGCTTGCTGCCCTGTTGTTGCTGCCGGGTTTGGCAGTCGGCCAGGAGGTGATAGTCGATAACCCCTATAAAGTAAAAGCGGCCTTTCTGCGTAATTTTGCCCATTACGTGGTCTGGCCGAAACAGGCGCTTCCCGCCGGAAATGCGCCTTGGTGTATCGGTGTTTTGGGGCCCGATCCGTTTGGCGATATTTTAGAAACCACCTTGCGCGGACGAACGGAGCAGGGCCGCAGCTTTGTCATTGTTCGCGCCGCCACGGTGGCAGAATTGCCGCCGTGTCAGATTGTTTTCATGGCTTATGCGGATGCCGCAAAGCGGCGCACGGCGCTGGCGGTGTTGAAACAGCAACCGGTTCTGACGGTCAGTGACGAGCCGGAATTCTTGCCGGATGGTGGAGTCATAGGATTTGAAGTGACGGATAGGGTGCGGATGAGCGTCAACCTCGATCAAGCCCGAGCGGTTTCCTTGACGATTCAGACCAAAATGTTGGAAGTGTCCAGTGAGATTTTGGAAAACGGCGAGCTGCGCCGAATGAGATAA